The window GTATATTTCAAAAGGGAAAAAATGGATTATTCCTTCCGCTCTCCGTTTTGTATGTTTCTGTATCTTAATTTGTGCTATCAGAACTTTTAGGAGGTTGGGATATGAGAATCGCGATTGTCAGCAATAAACGCTCCGGATTAGGCGGTATGGAGGCTGTATTCAGAACTGTAATGCAGGAGCTGGGCAGGAATCAGGATGAGGTCAAAATGTTTCTCATGGGCGGCTCGCTGGACAAAGATTGGCTGCAGGATATTGATCATGTGGAGATTGGTGATCAGCGGACGGACAATGCCCTTAAGAGAAGGTACAGCTTCACACTTCCGCTATTCAGGCAAATCAGGCGGTATAAGCCGGATGTTATCATTGGCTGTGATCCCAATGTAGTCTGTTACTGCAAATGGATGATGCGGATTATGAACCGCAAAACTCCAGTGGGAAGCTGGGTTCATAATGAACTGTCCACGCTCTGGAAGGTCCAATTGCTGAAATATGCCGATTTTCATCTCTCGATCAGCAAGGGGATCGCTGAGCAGATTCATAATGTAGTAGGCAGCGGGTCGAACAATAAAATCTTCGTAACCCATAATCCTGTTGATGTTGAGGTGCTGGAGGTGGCAAGGCCTGAAGTCCCTACATTTCTCTACATTGGAAGGCTGGAGAATCGGCAGAAAAGAGTGCGCGATTTAATTGAAGCCCTGGCTAAGCTTGAGGGAGAATGGAAAGCAGTTATTGTCGGTGACGGGCCGGACCGGGAGGAGGTCTATAATCTGGCCGAATCCTATGGCATTAATGAGCGGATGGAGTGGATGGGCTGGCGCAAGAATCCCTGGTTAGAAATTCCGCGAGCATCGGCACTG of the Paenibacillus pedocola genome contains:
- a CDS encoding glycosyltransferase, whose product is MRIAIVSNKRSGLGGMEAVFRTVMQELGRNQDEVKMFLMGGSLDKDWLQDIDHVEIGDQRTDNALKRRYSFTLPLFRQIRRYKPDVIIGCDPNVVCYCKWMMRIMNRKTPVGSWVHNELSTLWKVQLLKYADFHLSISKGIAEQIHNVVGSGSNNKIFVTHNPVDVEVLEVARPEVPTFLYIGRLENRQKRVRDLIEALAKLEGEWKAVIVGDGPDREEVYNLAESYGINERMEWMGWRKNPWLEIPRASALVLTSNFEGFPLVLLEAMARGIPCLSTDCQHGPAEIVIPESNGWLVSVGDVEGLAATMQQIINHPEQLPDPQFVKESVGKFSIANVVNNIRGIIDRELQLKISS